The following are encoded together in the uncultured Sphaerochaeta sp. genome:
- a CDS encoding carboxypeptidase M32: protein MTQREAYTRLVEIDRQIVLIDHMEATLSWDQEISLSPLGLDERSVQLGYLAQMRHDLASSSEMGEVLAHLEGMSDASEVERGLIRIRSRAYEKMKKLPVSLVRSISEQGARAHNSWVVARKESEWSLFSGDLSSMVTLVREKAAILKQEGACLYDGLLQEFEEGMRTEQVARLFNEIKAPLISLVDRLASKTVDTGFLYSTYPIEQQQIFANEVLKAMRFDFQRGSCAVSVHPFTTTIGSDDIRITTRYTDPSVMDSFSSTVHEGGHALYEMGASSAILKGTSLASGASLGMHESQSRLWENMIAKSPEFWQYYYPRFKELFPAQTAGVSLDQFILAINKVERTPIRVNADEVSYSLHVMLRFNLEQKIINGDVSIDEVPEAWNAEHRSLLGFTPVTIKEGVLQDIHWSSGDFGYFPTYALGNLYGAQIWEKVKEDLPVSSLLQSGDLLAISDYLKTSIYERGAVNTGLETLEKVTNRGLDASLFTSYLEDKFSRLFG from the coding sequence ATGACACAGAGAGAAGCATATACACGTTTGGTTGAAATAGACCGACAGATTGTGTTGATTGACCATATGGAGGCAACGCTATCCTGGGACCAGGAGATATCACTATCCCCTCTGGGACTGGATGAGCGTTCGGTACAACTGGGCTATCTTGCCCAAATGCGTCATGACTTGGCCAGCTCTTCCGAAATGGGTGAGGTGCTTGCACACCTGGAGGGGATGAGCGATGCATCGGAGGTTGAGCGAGGGCTGATCAGGATCAGGAGTCGAGCGTATGAGAAAATGAAAAAGCTCCCTGTTTCATTGGTGCGTTCAATATCTGAACAAGGGGCAAGAGCACATAACAGTTGGGTTGTTGCACGCAAGGAAAGCGAATGGTCTCTCTTCAGTGGTGATCTTTCCTCCATGGTTACGTTGGTCCGAGAAAAAGCTGCAATCCTGAAACAGGAGGGGGCTTGCCTCTATGACGGATTGCTGCAGGAGTTTGAGGAGGGAATGAGGACTGAACAGGTAGCCAGGCTCTTTAATGAGATTAAGGCTCCTTTGATCTCACTGGTGGATCGGCTTGCCTCAAAGACCGTGGATACTGGATTTCTCTATAGTACATACCCAATAGAACAGCAACAGATATTTGCGAATGAGGTATTGAAAGCAATGAGGTTTGACTTCCAGAGGGGGAGTTGTGCCGTCTCAGTGCATCCTTTTACCACTACCATCGGTTCTGATGATATTCGGATCACCACGCGCTATACTGATCCTTCGGTAATGGACAGTTTCAGTTCCACTGTTCATGAGGGTGGTCATGCTCTGTATGAGATGGGTGCCTCGAGTGCAATCCTGAAGGGGACCAGCTTGGCTTCTGGGGCTTCTCTGGGAATGCATGAGTCCCAGAGCCGGCTCTGGGAGAATATGATTGCCAAGAGTCCTGAGTTCTGGCAGTACTACTATCCCCGATTCAAGGAACTGTTTCCTGCACAGACTGCAGGGGTTTCCCTTGACCAGTTTATATTAGCAATAAACAAGGTGGAGAGAACCCCTATCAGGGTCAATGCTGATGAGGTGAGCTACAGTCTGCATGTCATGCTTCGTTTTAATCTGGAGCAGAAGATTATTAATGGGGATGTCTCCATCGATGAGGTGCCCGAAGCGTGGAATGCTGAACACCGTTCTCTCTTGGGTTTCACTCCTGTAACAATCAAGGAAGGGGTGCTGCAGGATATCCATTGGAGCAGTGGTGATTTCGGCTACTTCCCAACCTATGCTCTAGGAAATCTCTATGGAGCACAGATTTGGGAAAAGGTGAAGGAAGATCTGCCGGTTTCCTCCTTGTTGCAGAGTGGTGATCTACTGGCCATCAGCGACTATCTGAAAACCTCAATCTATGAACGAGGGGCGGTCAATACCGGCCTTGAGACGCTGGAGAAAGTAACCAACAGAGGTCTTGACGCGAGTTTGTTCACAAGCTACCTTGAAGACAAATTCAGCCGCTTGTTCGGCTAA
- the pgsA gene encoding CDP-diacylglycerol--glycerol-3-phosphate 3-phosphatidyltransferase, with translation MNIPNKLTVSRLIMAPLFFIAFHLGSWFGPSFQDASSILTLVLWALTELTDLLDGQIARSKNLVTDLGKVMDPFADTFSRLTYFVCLSGAGIMPLWTFILIMWREFSILFVRMLMMGKGKPVAANIWGKSKAVLYAVSGALGILYIALGNWVGESSLIQVMRPIVTGVFVLAALAAVMSFLTYIKAIIRDGSLSSMSR, from the coding sequence ATGAATATTCCGAATAAGCTTACTGTGTCGCGGCTGATTATGGCGCCGCTGTTCTTTATTGCATTTCATCTTGGATCATGGTTCGGACCTTCCTTCCAGGATGCTTCATCCATACTTACGCTTGTCCTTTGGGCTCTGACTGAGTTGACCGATCTCTTGGATGGCCAGATTGCAAGAAGCAAGAATTTGGTGACAGACTTAGGCAAGGTGATGGACCCCTTTGCTGACACGTTCAGTAGGCTGACGTATTTTGTCTGCCTCTCTGGAGCAGGCATCATGCCTCTTTGGACCTTTATCCTGATTATGTGGCGAGAATTCTCCATTCTGTTTGTCAGGATGTTGATGATGGGAAAAGGAAAGCCAGTCGCTGCAAATATCTGGGGGAAGAGCAAGGCCGTACTGTATGCGGTCAGTGGAGCTTTAGGTATCCTCTACATTGCGTTGGGTAACTGGGTTGGTGAATCCTCCTTGATTCAGGTGATGCGTCCCATAGTCACAGGGGTTTTCGTATTGGCTGCATTGGCTGCTGTGATGTCCTTCCTGACTTATATCAAGGCTATCATCCGTGACGGTAGTCTCTCTTCCATGAGCCGTTGA
- a CDS encoding HAD-IIB family hydrolase, giving the protein MQHLEELSSTVARKITFLLTDVDDTITTNGKLRPAALDALYRLEKAGIRTICVTGGSAGWGDTYLRQWPVEAVLSESGAVCLYRENGAIRHFVHPSITQEGYQERVQAMIQRVLSTVDGAKVSSDQFARIFDVAFDHGSEPPFLSEDGIAKIVGICRDMGAGTAVSSIHVNAWFGSFDKYEGSRAFFTQVLGLDEQEMLDTGCYCGDAPNDQVMFSRFPVSFGVGNIKKRAESMQFLPTFVAESEGGEGFAEIVDALLAKRQ; this is encoded by the coding sequence ATGCAACATTTAGAAGAACTCTCAAGTACTGTAGCAAGAAAGATAACATTCCTGTTGACCGATGTTGATGACACCATCACTACCAATGGAAAATTGCGTCCAGCTGCCTTGGATGCCTTGTATCGACTTGAAAAGGCAGGAATCCGGACCATCTGTGTAACAGGTGGTTCAGCCGGTTGGGGGGATACTTATCTCCGCCAATGGCCGGTAGAGGCAGTGTTGAGTGAGAGCGGAGCTGTCTGCCTGTATCGCGAGAACGGTGCGATTCGTCATTTTGTGCATCCTTCAATTACGCAGGAGGGGTATCAGGAACGAGTGCAGGCGATGATTCAGCGGGTGCTTTCCACTGTCGATGGAGCAAAGGTGTCCAGTGATCAATTCGCACGAATATTCGATGTGGCTTTTGATCATGGAAGCGAACCCCCGTTTTTATCTGAAGATGGGATTGCGAAAATTGTCGGGATTTGTAGGGACATGGGGGCTGGTACAGCCGTCAGTTCGATACACGTGAATGCTTGGTTTGGTTCTTTTGATAAATACGAAGGCTCAAGAGCTTTTTTTACTCAGGTGCTTGGTCTCGATGAGCAGGAAATGCTGGATACCGGTTGTTACTGCGGGGATGCTCCTAATGATCAGGTGATGTTTTCCCGTTTTCCAGTGAGTTTTGGGGTTGGAAATATAAAAAAAAGAGCTGAATCGATGCAGTTTTTACCGACTTTTGTCGCAGAAAGTGAAGGTGGAGAAGGGTTTGCCGAGATAGTTGATGCTCTGCTTGCCAAACGGCAGTAA
- a CDS encoding MFS transporter, with protein sequence MGSIRFIWYKGMQNLILVYPVYPLLFSKAGLSLSQISLLLAIWSIPVILLEIPSGVLADRWSRRYLLIISGVLRTLCFTIWLVLPPTFFVYALGFLAWGTAEALSSGAEEALLFDTLKLEGRQEAFETIYGRGMGTASVAVALSCFTGGFVAQRFGFPIVLLVSVIASLSATGIVMGSNEVNLYKRRQEQHTSLSLVKEALVHISKKRSHVFMVLLLIIPISLPGVLDEYDPLIASSYGVTTTFVGFWTGGRYLLESLGAFAAQYVSRKRAKVPVLLCISGGVSLLLYAVFEKNFFLPLYFLFYFFLSAAGIIQENVVQQSIEDQGRSTIHSYISLATDLHAMLVFLLLGTLVSINHIIFFVALYGVIVSFLLFLGQSKTKKA encoded by the coding sequence ATGGGATCAATACGGTTCATTTGGTACAAAGGAATGCAGAATCTGATTCTGGTATATCCTGTATATCCCTTACTGTTCAGTAAGGCAGGGCTTTCCTTGTCCCAAATATCCTTGTTGCTCGCGATTTGGTCGATACCTGTGATCCTCTTGGAGATTCCCAGTGGGGTGCTTGCAGATCGTTGGAGTCGGAGGTATCTCTTGATAATTTCAGGAGTGCTGAGAACGCTCTGTTTTACCATTTGGTTAGTTTTACCACCCACATTCTTTGTGTATGCACTGGGCTTTCTTGCATGGGGGACTGCTGAAGCACTATCCTCAGGAGCTGAAGAAGCGTTGCTCTTCGATACTTTGAAGCTGGAGGGAAGACAAGAAGCGTTTGAAACCATCTATGGAAGGGGAATGGGCACTGCCTCGGTGGCTGTTGCCCTATCTTGTTTTACCGGTGGTTTTGTCGCGCAAAGATTTGGGTTTCCCATTGTGCTGTTGGTTTCAGTAATAGCCAGTCTTAGTGCAACTGGAATTGTCATGGGCAGTAATGAGGTGAATCTCTACAAACGGAGACAAGAGCAACACACTTCGCTCTCCCTGGTGAAAGAGGCCCTTGTGCATATTTCAAAGAAACGCAGCCATGTATTTATGGTCCTCCTCCTGATTATTCCAATCTCATTGCCTGGAGTCCTTGATGAATATGATCCCCTGATAGCTTCCTCATATGGTGTTACAACAACCTTTGTAGGATTCTGGACAGGTGGAAGGTATTTGTTGGAGTCCTTGGGAGCGTTTGCTGCACAGTATGTTTCTCGTAAGCGGGCAAAAGTTCCGGTATTATTATGTATTTCCGGTGGCGTCTCTCTTTTACTTTATGCCGTATTTGAGAAGAATTTCTTTCTTCCTCTCTATTTTCTTTTCTATTTCTTTCTCTCTGCTGCAGGTATTATCCAAGAGAATGTTGTTCAACAAAGTATTGAAGACCAAGGTCGGTCGACCATTCATTCCTATATCAGTCTGGCAACAGATCTTCATGCGATGCTCGTGTTCTTGCTGTTAGGAACGCTTGTGAGTATTAATCACATCATATTTTTTGTTGCTCTGTATGGTGTGATTGTTTCTTTTCTCCTATTTTTAGGGCAGTCGAAAACAAAAAAAGCATAG